The proteins below come from a single Crossiella sp. CA-258035 genomic window:
- a CDS encoding glycerate kinase, with the protein MRFVVAPSGFKESLDAEAVAEAITAGIRRVVPGAVVDPVPLVDGGEGSARTLAAAGGGELVPLTVTGPVGKPVRAHLAVIGETAVVEMAAAAGLRLVPPDLRQPGATTTYGVGELIKAALDAGCTRILIGCGDSGTCDGGAGALQALGARLLDGDGAELGRGGDALLALKDIDVTGLDPRLADAAITLACNQHNVLCGEQGVARVFGPQKGARPLDVERLAAAMDRWAVVLHEKFGLDLATAPGSGASGGLGAGLAAVLGAELRPRFEVLLDHLDLDRRLAAADLVITAEGAIDFQTPRGKIPSEVARRAKRFGKPVIALAGTIGKGARRNYDVGIDAYAGILAAPVPLAEAIDHAAELLTDATERTLRLVLVGAALATDRVTLGTAGVGGPAQQAGVWIP; encoded by the coding sequence ATGCGTTTTGTCGTCGCTCCGAGTGGGTTCAAGGAGAGTCTGGACGCCGAAGCCGTCGCCGAGGCCATCACCGCCGGGATCCGCCGCGTGGTGCCGGGCGCGGTCGTCGACCCGGTGCCGCTGGTCGACGGCGGCGAGGGCTCGGCCCGCACGCTGGCCGCCGCCGGTGGCGGTGAGCTGGTCCCGCTGACCGTGACCGGCCCGGTCGGCAAGCCGGTGCGCGCACACCTGGCGGTGATCGGCGAGACCGCGGTGGTGGAGATGGCCGCCGCGGCCGGCCTCCGCCTGGTGCCGCCGGACCTGCGCCAGCCCGGTGCCACCACCACCTACGGCGTGGGCGAGCTGATCAAGGCCGCGCTGGACGCCGGGTGCACGCGCATCCTGATCGGCTGCGGCGACTCCGGCACCTGCGACGGTGGCGCCGGCGCGCTGCAAGCCCTGGGCGCGCGGCTGCTCGACGGCGACGGCGCGGAGCTCGGCCGCGGCGGCGACGCCCTGCTCGCGCTCAAGGACATCGACGTCACCGGCCTCGACCCGCGACTGGCCGATGCCGCCATCACCCTGGCCTGCAACCAGCACAACGTGCTCTGCGGCGAGCAGGGCGTGGCCCGCGTGTTCGGCCCGCAGAAGGGCGCGCGGCCGCTGGACGTCGAGCGCCTGGCCGCCGCGATGGACCGCTGGGCGGTGGTGCTGCACGAGAAGTTCGGCCTCGACCTGGCCACCGCGCCCGGCAGCGGCGCCTCCGGCGGGCTCGGCGCCGGACTGGCCGCGGTGCTCGGCGCGGAACTGCGGCCGCGCTTCGAGGTGCTGCTGGACCACCTGGACCTGGACCGGCGACTGGCCGCGGCCGACCTGGTGATCACCGCCGAGGGCGCGATCGACTTCCAGACCCCGCGCGGCAAGATCCCGTCCGAGGTGGCCAGGCGGGCCAAGCGGTTCGGCAAGCCGGTGATCGCGCTGGCCGGCACCATCGGCAAGGGCGCCCGGCGCAACTACGACGTGGGCATCGACGCCTACGCGGGCATCCTGGCCGCCCCGGTGCCGCTGGCCGAGGCCATCGACCACGCCGCCGAACTGCTCACCGACGCCACCGAGCGCACGCTGCGCCTGGTCCTGGTCGGGGCCGCGCTAGCGACCGACCGCGTAACCCTGGGCACCGCGGGCGTTGGCGGCCCCGCGCAGCAGGCCGGTGTCTGGATCCCGTGA
- a CDS encoding SLC13 family permease: MSATLELAPPLAEAPTEPLPRRRRRRWWPVLLVALALAGLAAALHFGGTGLSLPGQSTLLVFTAAVAAWTLTRIDDTYVALAAALVLVLLGVLSGEQLFATLGGETIWLLIAAFVLAAGIGASGLPTRVAVALIGRARSVRGLAHLVTAALLLSAFAIPATSGRAALAVPVFLALAGTLRERPRLVRALAILFPTVILLSAVATLMGAGAHLVTTQLLTAATGSGIGFGQWLLLGLPLAVVSSHLAAEVVLFLFTRRADRRGGLRLDLAEIRPPKGLTGPERKAAVLLAGVSLAWATEPLHGISPAVVALIGALLISSPRFGTVQLNKALSGVPWSLLVFMAATAALGAALISSGAAAWLATALLGPVHNPVIFLVVVVLVSTAAHLVIQSRSARSSVLVPLVIPAAIALGLNPVAVAFASTAAAGFCHTLSSSAKPVAMFAHLDGAPTYDRADLLRLSVVLGPLTAVLVLFFALSVWPLLGLNWR; encoded by the coding sequence ATGTCCGCGACCCTCGAACTCGCCCCGCCGCTGGCGGAAGCGCCCACCGAGCCGCTGCCCCGGCGGCGGCGTCGCCGCTGGTGGCCGGTGCTGCTGGTGGCGCTCGCGCTGGCCGGGCTGGCCGCGGCGCTGCACTTCGGCGGGACCGGGCTGTCGCTGCCGGGCCAGAGCACCCTGCTGGTGTTCACCGCCGCGGTCGCCGCCTGGACGCTGACCAGGATCGATGACACCTACGTCGCGCTGGCCGCCGCGCTGGTGCTGGTGCTGCTCGGCGTGCTCAGCGGCGAGCAGTTGTTCGCCACCCTGGGCGGCGAGACGATCTGGCTGCTCATCGCCGCGTTCGTGCTGGCCGCCGGGATCGGCGCGAGCGGGCTGCCGACCAGGGTGGCGGTGGCGCTGATCGGCAGGGCCCGGTCGGTGCGCGGACTGGCGCACCTGGTCACCGCGGCGCTGCTGCTGAGCGCCTTCGCCATCCCGGCCACCTCCGGCCGGGCCGCGCTGGCGGTGCCGGTGTTCCTCGCGCTGGCCGGCACGCTGCGCGAGCGGCCGAGGCTGGTGCGGGCGCTGGCCATCCTGTTCCCCACCGTGATCCTGCTGTCCGCGGTGGCCACCCTGATGGGCGCGGGCGCGCACCTGGTCACCACCCAGCTGCTGACCGCGGCCACCGGCAGCGGCATCGGCTTCGGGCAGTGGCTGCTGCTCGGGCTGCCGCTGGCCGTGGTCAGCTCGCACCTGGCCGCCGAGGTGGTGCTGTTCCTGTTCACCCGGCGCGCCGACCGGCGGGGCGGCCTCCGCCTCGACCTGGCCGAGATCCGGCCGCCCAAGGGCCTGACCGGGCCGGAGCGCAAGGCCGCGGTCCTGCTGGCCGGGGTCTCGCTGGCCTGGGCCACCGAACCGCTGCACGGCATCTCGCCCGCGGTGGTCGCGCTGATCGGCGCGCTGCTGATCAGCTCGCCGCGCTTCGGCACGGTCCAGCTGAACAAGGCCCTCTCCGGGGTGCCCTGGTCGCTGCTGGTGTTCATGGCCGCCACCGCCGCACTGGGCGCGGCGCTGATCTCCTCCGGCGCGGCCGCCTGGCTGGCCACCGCGCTGCTCGGACCGGTGCACAACCCAGTCATATTCCTGGTAGTGGTCGTGCTGGTCAGCACTGCCGCGCACCTGGTGATCCAGTCCCGCTCGGCCCGGTCCTCGGTGCTGGTGCCGCTGGTCATCCCGGCCGCGATCGCACTCGGCCTCAACCCGGTCGCGGTGGCCTTCGCCTCCACCGCGGCGGCCGGCTTCTGCCACACCCTGTCCTCCTCGGCCAAGCCGGTGGCGATGTTCGCGCACCTGGACGGCGCCCCCACCTACGACCGCGCGGACCTGCTGCGGCTCTCCGTGGTGCTCGGCCCGCTGACCGCGGTTCTGGTCCTGTTCTTCGCGCTCTCGGTGTGGCCGTTGCTCGGCCTGAACTGGAGGTAG
- a CDS encoding histidine kinase, translating into MPRLWDLLIAALVLVVIAVYSLLDESGNRGLDLGGIALLLAGTLALVFRRRFPLTVLAATLATIFPYYWFGYPDGPAILLPTVALFTVAAEAGLPRALLGGVAALAVFAVGEVDRPLATWGWVGLAAGSWLVAVISLGLLLRANRERRAERGLRVAEEQRLAIAREVHDVVAHSLAVINVQAGVGAHVAQRRPEEAHKALLAIKEASRSALTDLRATLAVVRGEPDRAPPPSLSRLPELLDSATAAGLSVQVSGEIGELPSAVDAAAFRITQEALTNIVRHAEASSVTIHFEHSDRAFELSVRDDGPHPVQAPPGNGLRGMRERAAALGGQLTAGPAEGGWLVRAVLPR; encoded by the coding sequence GTGCCTCGCCTGTGGGACCTGCTGATCGCCGCGCTGGTGCTGGTGGTCATCGCGGTGTACTCGCTGCTCGACGAGTCCGGCAACCGGGGCCTTGACCTGGGCGGCATCGCGCTGCTGCTGGCCGGGACGCTCGCGCTGGTGTTCCGCCGCCGCTTCCCGCTGACCGTGCTCGCGGCGACCCTGGCCACCATCTTCCCGTACTACTGGTTCGGCTACCCGGACGGCCCGGCGATCCTGCTGCCCACGGTGGCGCTGTTCACCGTGGCCGCCGAGGCCGGGCTGCCGCGCGCGCTGCTCGGCGGGGTGGCCGCGCTGGCGGTGTTCGCGGTGGGCGAGGTGGACCGGCCCCTGGCCACCTGGGGCTGGGTCGGGCTGGCCGCGGGATCCTGGCTGGTCGCGGTGATCTCGCTGGGCCTGCTGCTGCGGGCCAACCGGGAGCGCCGCGCCGAACGCGGCCTGCGCGTGGCCGAGGAGCAGCGGCTGGCCATCGCCCGCGAGGTGCACGACGTGGTCGCGCACAGCCTGGCGGTGATCAACGTGCAGGCCGGCGTGGGCGCGCACGTGGCGCAGCGGCGGCCGGAGGAGGCGCACAAGGCGTTGCTGGCGATCAAGGAGGCCAGCCGGTCCGCGCTGACCGACCTGCGGGCCACCCTGGCGGTGGTGCGCGGCGAACCGGACCGGGCCCCGCCGCCCAGCCTGTCCCGGCTGCCCGAACTGCTCGACTCGGCGACAGCCGCCGGGCTGTCGGTGCAGGTCAGCGGGGAGATCGGCGAGCTGCCCTCCGCCGTGGACGCGGCCGCCTTCCGGATCACCCAGGAAGCCCTGACCAACATCGTCCGGCACGCGGAGGCCAGCTCGGTGACCATCCACTTCGAGCACTCGGACCGCGCCTTCGAGCTGTCCGTGCGGGACGACGGCCCGCATCCGGTGCAGGCGCCGCCCGGCAACGGGCTGCGCGGGATGCGGGAGCGGGCCGCCGCGCTGGGCGGGCAGCTCACCGCCGGACCGGCCGAGGGCGGCTGGCTGGTGCGGGCGGTGCTGCCCAGGTGA
- a CDS encoding response regulator transcription factor — translation MIRVVLADDQRLVRAGFRVLLETEEDFTVCGEAADGAAAVELARRELPDVVVMDIRMPGLDGLAATREITADPALSAVRVLVLTTFDADEYVFEALRAGASGFLLKDTEPADLLQALRVVAAGDALLAPSVTRRLIAEFAHRPAQRRPDPKVLATLTGREREVLTLVAGGLSNEELATALVISPATARTHVSRIMTKLRARDRAQLVMVAYESGLVTPGR, via the coding sequence GTGATCAGGGTGGTGCTGGCCGATGACCAGCGGCTGGTCCGGGCCGGGTTCCGGGTGCTGCTGGAGACCGAGGAGGACTTCACCGTCTGCGGGGAAGCGGCGGACGGGGCGGCCGCGGTCGAGCTGGCCCGGCGCGAACTGCCGGACGTGGTGGTGATGGACATCCGGATGCCCGGCCTGGACGGGCTGGCGGCGACCAGGGAGATCACCGCCGACCCGGCGCTGAGCGCGGTCCGGGTGCTGGTGCTGACCACCTTCGACGCCGACGAGTACGTCTTCGAGGCCCTGCGCGCCGGGGCCAGCGGCTTCCTGCTCAAGGACACCGAGCCCGCCGACTTGCTGCAGGCGCTGCGGGTGGTGGCGGCCGGGGACGCGCTGCTCGCGCCGAGCGTCACCCGCCGCCTGATCGCCGAGTTCGCGCACCGCCCGGCCCAGCGCCGCCCGGACCCGAAGGTGCTGGCGACGCTGACCGGCCGGGAACGTGAGGTGCTGACCCTGGTCGCGGGCGGGCTGTCCAACGAGGAGCTGGCCACCGCGCTGGTGATCAGCCCGGCCACCGCGCGCACCCACGTCAGCCGGATCATGACCAAGCTGCGGGCCAGGGACCGCGCGCAGCTGGTGATGGTCGCCTACGAGTCAGGCCTGGTGACCCCGGGGCGCTGA
- a CDS encoding DoxX family protein: MNRNLNIGLWIAQGLIAALFLFGAYPKLTGEPMVVAGFAAMGLGEGMVVFVGLCELAGAIGILVPVLTRWAALGLVALLIGAVILGVSAGGPAAALFPGATLLVVAGVAWGRWSAPRGHQA, encoded by the coding sequence ATGAACCGAAACCTGAACATCGGCCTGTGGATCGCGCAGGGCCTGATCGCCGCGTTGTTCCTCTTCGGCGCCTACCCCAAGCTCACCGGCGAGCCGATGGTGGTCGCGGGCTTCGCGGCGATGGGGCTCGGCGAGGGCATGGTGGTCTTCGTCGGGCTGTGCGAGCTGGCCGGGGCGATCGGCATCCTGGTCCCGGTGCTGACCAGGTGGGCCGCGTTGGGCCTGGTCGCGCTGCTCATCGGCGCGGTGATCCTGGGGGTCTCCGCCGGTGGGCCAGCCGCCGCGCTGTTCCCGGGGGCGACGCTGCTGGTGGTGGCGGGGGTGGCCTGGGGCCGCTGGTCAGCGCCCCGGGGTCACCAGGCCTGA
- a CDS encoding SDR family oxidoreductase — protein sequence MKYEGKKAVVTGGTHGIGRAVVEALLDGGAEVVLTGRNERTIEAARTELAGRPAHVVRSDAASLADIAALGDLVADTFGTVDLVFVNHGYAETGPIGSVTEQVYDRMLDVNAKGAFFTAQRLTPLVADGGSMVFTSAVLDGMGWPDVTVATMAKAAVRALAQALAAELLPRGIRVNTVSPGFTLTPTMGFATMTEADQAANLEAGNALTPMGRHARPEEIAAAVLFLAFEATFSTGTVLAADGGLGHVEKT from the coding sequence GTGAAGTACGAGGGCAAGAAGGCCGTGGTCACCGGCGGCACCCACGGCATCGGCCGGGCCGTGGTCGAGGCGCTGCTCGACGGCGGCGCGGAGGTGGTGCTGACCGGCCGCAACGAGCGCACCATCGAGGCGGCCCGGACCGAGCTGGCCGGTCGTCCGGCGCACGTGGTCCGCTCGGACGCGGCCAGCCTGGCCGACATCGCCGCCCTCGGCGACCTGGTCGCGGACACCTTCGGCACGGTCGACCTGGTGTTCGTCAACCACGGTTATGCCGAGACCGGCCCGATCGGCTCGGTCACCGAGCAGGTCTACGACCGGATGCTGGACGTCAACGCCAAGGGCGCGTTCTTCACCGCGCAGCGGCTCACGCCACTGGTCGCCGACGGCGGTTCGATGGTGTTCACCAGCGCGGTGCTGGACGGCATGGGCTGGCCGGACGTCACGGTGGCCACCATGGCCAAGGCCGCGGTGCGGGCGCTGGCCCAGGCGCTGGCCGCCGAGCTGCTGCCGCGCGGGATCAGGGTGAACACGGTCAGCCCCGGGTTCACCCTCACCCCGACCATGGGTTTCGCCACCATGACCGAAGCCGACCAGGCGGCCAACCTGGAGGCGGGCAACGCGCTGACCCCGATGGGCAGGCACGCCCGGCCCGAGGAGATCGCGGCGGCGGTGCTGTTCCTGGCCTTCGAGGCGACCTTCAGCACCGGCACGGTACTTGCCGCCGATGGCGGGCTCGGGCACGTCGAGAAGACGTGA
- a CDS encoding NAD(P)-binding domain-containing protein: MTNPTSVAVLGLGNMGSALAAAFLGAGHPTTVWNRTPAKAQPLAAKGATVAATAAEAVAAAEVTVICLSVYDTVLATLDGADLDGKVLVNLTNGTPNQAREAAVAFTKRGASYLDGGIMAIPEMIAQPSALIFYSGVPETFQAHQELLAVLGPAKFLAADPGLASLYDLALLSGMYGMFAGAYHAMTLTGTEGVPAVEITELLIPWVTAMTAALPMMAEEIDRGDYLSEESSLQVNKDGLDNILTASWQQGISAELLAPYQALIARKLATTDARVSVNSIVELLK, encoded by the coding sequence ATGACCAACCCCACCAGCGTCGCGGTGCTCGGCCTCGGCAACATGGGCAGCGCGCTGGCCGCGGCCTTCCTCGGCGCGGGCCACCCCACCACGGTGTGGAACCGCACCCCGGCCAAGGCGCAGCCGCTGGCCGCCAAGGGCGCGACCGTGGCCGCCACCGCGGCCGAGGCGGTCGCCGCCGCCGAGGTCACCGTGATCTGCCTGTCCGTCTACGACACCGTGCTGGCCACCCTGGACGGCGCGGACCTGGACGGCAAGGTGCTCGTCAACCTCACCAACGGCACCCCGAACCAGGCCCGCGAGGCCGCCGTGGCGTTCACCAAGCGCGGCGCGAGCTACCTCGACGGCGGGATCATGGCGATCCCGGAGATGATCGCCCAGCCCAGCGCGCTGATCTTCTACAGCGGCGTGCCGGAGACCTTCCAGGCGCACCAGGAGCTGCTGGCCGTGCTCGGCCCGGCCAAGTTCCTCGCCGCCGACCCCGGCCTGGCCTCGCTGTACGACCTGGCGCTGCTCAGCGGCATGTACGGGATGTTCGCCGGGGCCTACCACGCGATGACGCTGACCGGCACTGAAGGCGTGCCCGCCGTGGAGATCACCGAGCTGCTCATCCCGTGGGTGACCGCGATGACCGCCGCGCTGCCCATGATGGCCGAGGAGATCGACCGGGGTGACTACCTCAGCGAGGAGTCCAGCCTCCAGGTCAACAAGGACGGGCTGGACAACATCCTCACCGCCAGCTGGCAGCAGGGCATCTCCGCCGAGCTGCTGGCCCCGTACCAGGCGCTGATCGCCCGCAAGCTGGCCACCACCGACGCCAGGGTCAGCGTGAACTCGATCGTGGAGCTGCTCAAGTGA